In Candidatus Roseilinea sp., one DNA window encodes the following:
- a CDS encoding manganese transporter: MRTMLHAASTLMLILTALLLVACSVSSSAEHSDLASRKVRVTTTTGMVADIVENVGAGRVEVVSLMGPGVDPHLYKPSSGDVVKLDRADVIFYNGLHLEGRMAELFEKMTRAGKRTFAVTSAIDPARLIELEESKGHHDPHIWFDVTLWQEAVRFVAKTLSALDPASRELYERNAELYLEQLDALHAYVEQQIALIPPESRVLITAHDAFGYFGRRYGLEVRGLQGVSTATEAGARDVQALAALIAERKIKAIFVESSVPPATIEAVQAAVRARGWDVKIGGELFSDAMGADGTPEGTYIGMVKHNVDTIVSALR; encoded by the coding sequence ATGCGAACAATGCTGCACGCAGCGAGCACGCTGATGCTGATACTGACGGCCTTGTTGTTGGTTGCTTGTTCTGTGTCGTCCTCAGCGGAGCACTCGGATCTTGCTTCGCGCAAGGTGCGCGTGACGACAACGACCGGCATGGTGGCCGACATCGTAGAGAACGTCGGTGCCGGCCGCGTCGAGGTCGTCAGCCTGATGGGGCCGGGTGTGGACCCGCACCTGTACAAGCCCAGCAGCGGCGACGTCGTGAAGCTCGATCGCGCTGATGTCATCTTCTATAACGGTTTGCATCTCGAGGGACGCATGGCCGAGTTGTTCGAGAAGATGACGCGTGCCGGTAAGCGAACATTCGCCGTGACGAGCGCCATTGACCCTGCGCGGTTGATTGAGCTGGAAGAGTCCAAAGGGCATCACGACCCGCATATCTGGTTCGATGTCACGTTGTGGCAGGAAGCCGTGAGGTTTGTGGCGAAGACGTTAAGCGCGCTCGATCCGGCGTCGCGCGAATTGTATGAGCGCAACGCGGAGCTATATCTTGAGCAGCTCGATGCGCTGCATGCATACGTCGAGCAGCAAATCGCGCTCATCCCGCCGGAGTCGCGCGTGTTGATCACGGCGCATGATGCCTTCGGCTACTTTGGCCGGCGCTACGGCCTCGAAGTGCGTGGCCTGCAGGGCGTCAGTACGGCGACCGAGGCCGGCGCGCGCGACGTGCAAGCGTTGGCGGCGCTGATCGCCGAGCGCAAGATCAAGGCGATCTTCGTCGAGTCGTCGGTGCCTCCGGCCACGATCGAAGCCGTGCAGGCGGCGGTGCGCGCGCGCGGCTGGGATGTGAAGATCGGCGGCGAGCTGTTCTCCGACGCGATGGGCGCCGACGGCACGCCGGAAGGCACCTACATCGGCATGGTCAAGCACAACGTGGATACGATCGTCAGCGCGCTACGCTGA
- a CDS encoding manganese ABC transporter ATP-binding protein, producing MLSSSAINDQMSVAMPCVDVVAPRPVEINDLTVAYRDKPVLQDIDLMIPEGKLAAIIGPNGAGKSTLIKAILGLVPLVAGSVRIYGRPYAEQRRLVGYVPQRSSVDWDFPTTALDVVMMGTYGRLGWIRRPGKAERDFAMHCLDQVGMARYADRQISQLSGGQQQRVFLARALAQDARIYFMDEPFVGVDAVTERAIVALLQTLQRQGKTVICVHHDLDSAPDYFDWVALLNVRLIASGPFESTFTAENLRKTYGGTMKAAIEHLRHFERDRGQMASV from the coding sequence ATGCTCTCTTCCTCTGCCATCAACGACCAAATGTCCGTGGCTATGCCATGCGTAGATGTCGTCGCTCCCCGTCCGGTCGAGATCAACGATCTGACGGTCGCCTATCGCGATAAACCGGTGCTGCAGGATATTGACCTGATGATCCCGGAAGGCAAACTGGCCGCCATCATCGGGCCGAACGGCGCCGGCAAGTCCACGCTGATCAAGGCGATCCTAGGACTGGTTCCGTTGGTCGCCGGCAGTGTGCGGATCTACGGTCGGCCGTATGCCGAGCAGCGCCGACTGGTGGGCTACGTGCCGCAACGCAGCAGCGTGGACTGGGACTTTCCCACGACGGCGCTCGACGTCGTGATGATGGGCACCTATGGCCGGCTGGGCTGGATTCGCCGGCCGGGGAAAGCCGAGCGCGACTTTGCGATGCACTGTCTGGATCAGGTGGGCATGGCGCGCTACGCCGACCGGCAGATCAGCCAGCTCAGCGGCGGCCAGCAACAGCGCGTCTTCCTGGCGCGCGCCCTGGCACAGGATGCCCGAATCTACTTCATGGACGAGCCGTTCGTCGGCGTGGATGCGGTGACCGAGCGGGCGATCGTGGCGTTGTTGCAAACGCTGCAACGTCAGGGCAAGACGGTGATCTGCGTGCATCACGACCTGGACTCTGCGCCGGATTATTTCGACTGGGTAGCGCTGCTCAACGTCCGGCTGATCGCCAGCGGCCCGTTCGAGTCCACCTTCACCGCCGAAAACCTGCGTAAGACCTATGGCGGCACGATGAAGGCAGCGATCGAGCATCTTCGACATTTCGAGCGCGACCGTGGGCAGATGGCAAGTGTTTGA
- a CDS encoding zinc ABC transporter permease, which produces MRDLPMELLRDLIFDYTLRNVALGSALLGVVSGVLGCFAVLRRQGLLGDALAHAALPGICVAYLLAHAKTQIVLLIGAAVAGWIATILLLQIVRHTRISEDGALGIVLSTFFAFGIVLLTFITKRGDANQSGLDKFLFGQAAALVAEDVITMAILGGSALALVALLYKEFKLLAFDASFGASLGFNTNVLSVLLTSLVVIAIVIGLQTVGVVLMAAMLVGPAVAARQWTNRLSVMLILAALFGALAGLAGALLSVSDAGIPTGPMIILSLTVIVLFSLFLAPERGLVWDAMRRSAVSREL; this is translated from the coding sequence ATGCGCGATTTGCCTATGGAGCTGCTCAGAGATCTGATCTTCGACTACACGCTGCGCAACGTGGCGCTGGGCAGCGCACTGCTGGGCGTGGTGAGCGGCGTGCTGGGGTGTTTCGCCGTGTTGCGACGTCAAGGTCTGCTGGGTGATGCGCTGGCGCATGCAGCGCTGCCCGGCATCTGTGTCGCCTATCTGCTCGCGCACGCCAAGACGCAAATCGTCCTGCTGATCGGTGCAGCCGTTGCCGGATGGATCGCCACCATCCTGCTGCTACAGATCGTCCGGCACACGCGCATTAGCGAAGATGGCGCGCTCGGCATCGTGCTCAGCACGTTCTTCGCCTTCGGCATCGTGCTGCTCACGTTCATCACCAAGCGCGGCGACGCGAATCAATCCGGCTTGGACAAGTTCCTGTTCGGCCAAGCGGCGGCGCTGGTTGCGGAGGACGTCATCACGATGGCGATCCTCGGTGGGAGTGCCCTCGCCCTCGTTGCCCTGCTCTACAAGGAGTTCAAGCTGCTGGCGTTCGACGCGTCATTTGGCGCCAGCCTGGGGTTCAACACCAACGTCCTGAGCGTGCTGCTCACCTCGTTGGTTGTGATCGCCATCGTCATTGGCTTGCAAACGGTTGGCGTGGTGTTGATGGCCGCGATGCTGGTTGGGCCGGCGGTGGCAGCGCGGCAGTGGACGAACCGGCTGAGCGTGATGCTCATCCTGGCGGCGCTGTTCGGCGCGCTGGCGGGCCTGGCCGGGGCGTTGCTCAGCGTGAGCGACGCAGGCATCCCGACCGGTCCGATGATCATCCTCAGCCTGACGGTGATTGTGCTGTTCTCGCTTTTCCTTGCGCCGGAACGCGGCTTGGTGTGGGACGCGATGAGACGATCGGCAGTGAGTCGTGAGCTATGA
- a CDS encoding zinc ABC transporter permease, with the protein MSASLAILLTGVLVAAACALLGTFLVLRRMAMIADAISHAILPGIVAGYFLAQGPNLLAGFAGALLAAVITVALVEALQNTRRVGGESAIGIVFPAMFALGTFLVSKYFANVHLDTDAVLYGNIEFAAFDILIVNGVNLGPQSLWVMGALCIVNLLFVTLFFKELKVATFDPGLAAALGFSPVLIHYALMAMVSVSTVGAFTAVGAILVVAFMIVPAATAYLLTDDLRRMIVLAVMAGAASAVAGFFIALALDASVAGAMATMTGVLFLLALLFSPAHGLVAKARRLRRQRLRVAMENLIVHLLNHEHQAYEEHEAEVAHLSSELRWQPGFARRIIRLAKRAQLVQQANGHLTLTVAGRELAQQASAPRDREG; encoded by the coding sequence ATGAGCGCTTCTCTCGCCATCCTCCTCACCGGCGTGCTGGTCGCAGCGGCGTGCGCGCTGCTGGGCACCTTCCTGGTGCTGCGGCGAATGGCGATGATCGCCGACGCGATCAGTCATGCCATCCTGCCGGGCATCGTCGCCGGCTACTTCCTGGCGCAGGGGCCGAACCTGTTGGCCGGCTTCGCCGGAGCGTTGCTGGCAGCGGTGATCACCGTTGCGCTGGTTGAAGCGCTGCAGAACACGCGCAGGGTCGGCGGCGAGTCGGCCATCGGCATCGTCTTCCCGGCCATGTTTGCGCTCGGCACCTTCCTCGTGTCCAAGTACTTCGCCAACGTGCACCTCGATACCGATGCGGTGCTCTACGGCAACATCGAATTTGCCGCGTTCGATATTTTGATCGTCAACGGCGTGAATCTGGGCCCCCAATCGTTGTGGGTGATGGGGGCGTTGTGCATCGTCAACCTGCTCTTTGTCACGCTGTTCTTCAAGGAGCTGAAGGTGGCGACGTTCGATCCGGGCCTGGCGGCGGCGCTGGGCTTTTCTCCCGTGCTCATCCACTATGCCTTGATGGCGATGGTCTCGGTCAGCACGGTAGGCGCGTTCACGGCCGTCGGCGCGATCCTGGTTGTCGCGTTCATGATCGTGCCGGCCGCAACGGCCTATCTACTCACTGACGACTTAAGGAGGATGATCGTCCTGGCCGTTATGGCCGGGGCAGCATCAGCTGTTGCCGGCTTCTTCATCGCGCTAGCGCTGGATGCGTCGGTGGCCGGGGCGATGGCGACGATGACCGGCGTCCTCTTCTTGCTGGCGCTGCTGTTCTCGCCTGCACATGGTCTGGTGGCCAAGGCGCGACGCTTGCGGCGCCAGCGTTTGCGCGTGGCGATGGAGAACCTGATTGTTCACCTGCTCAACCACGAGCATCAGGCTTACGAGGAGCACGAAGCCGAGGTGGCACACCTCAGCAGCGAGCTGCGCTGGCAGCCCGGATTCGCCCGTCGGATCATCCGCCTGGCCAAGCGTGCGCAGCTCGTGCAGCAAGCGAACGGACATCTGACGCTAACCGTCGCCGGCAGAGAGTTAGCTCAGCAGGCCTCTGCGCCTCGGGACAGAGAAGGGTAG
- a CDS encoding ATPase P, whose product MNGQPNYIFHIAGMDCADCARTIESGVAKLDGVRSCAVNFGAATLRVEGDVSREAVVARIRELGYDASSELAQPNLERTRFLNSPFSILNFLLARRDTTLAVIGAVLILPGLVFHELLPFLGIESVFFDITSIGALLVAGYPIARSAWRSLTINRQININVLMTIAAIGAVIIGAYTEAGLVMVLFAIGEALEGYTTERARRAIHSLMAVAPNEATVLRPCMDCREHLGQDGYSGGPCPFCGWHEQQASVSALRIGDVIVVKPGERIAMDGRVRVGTSSVNQAPITGESIPVLKQPGDEVFAGAINGEGVLEVEVTRLAGDNVIARIVSMVEEAQERKAPAERFVDRFARYYTPAVVVLALVIAIAPPLLFGAPFMPTAADQGWLYRALELLVVACPCALVISTPVAIISAIGNAAHHGVLIKGGAYLEALAGVRAIAFDKTGTLTEGKPSVIKVKAVNCTDPATGVCDNCADLLALASAVERRSEHPLARAVVAAAEDSQLIARYPAAQSVKAIAGKGVSGRVADRDVLIGSHAHFDQVLPHDRAVCNEIEALSTDGLTPVLVGTDGAFAGYLGIADAVRGTSRQVIDELHREGIQATVMLTGDNAQTARAVARQVGVTHVRAGLLPEQKVEAVQALRAQHGSVAMVGDGVNDAPALAAATVGIAVGGGTAQAIETADVVLMGNDLRKLPFALRLSRAAMRTIRTNIALAIGIKLAVLILVLLGLGTMWLAVLADVGASLLVTLLGMRLLRYRSA is encoded by the coding sequence ATGAACGGCCAGCCAAATTACATCTTCCACATCGCCGGCATGGACTGCGCCGATTGCGCCCGGACGATCGAATCGGGCGTGGCGAAATTGGACGGCGTGCGATCGTGCGCGGTCAACTTCGGCGCAGCGACGCTCCGCGTAGAAGGCGACGTCTCGCGCGAAGCCGTCGTCGCCCGCATACGCGAATTGGGCTACGATGCGAGTAGCGAGCTCGCCCAACCGAATCTTGAGCGAACTCGCTTTCTCAATTCTCCATTCTCAATTCTCAACTTCCTCCTGGCGCGCCGCGACACGACGTTGGCCGTCATCGGCGCCGTCCTCATCCTGCCCGGCCTCGTGTTCCACGAGCTGCTGCCGTTTTTGGGCATCGAGAGCGTCTTCTTCGACATCACGTCCATCGGCGCGCTTCTGGTCGCCGGCTACCCCATCGCCCGCAGCGCTTGGCGCTCGCTCACCATCAACCGCCAGATCAACATCAACGTGCTGATGACGATTGCCGCTATCGGCGCAGTCATCATCGGCGCCTACACCGAAGCCGGCCTGGTGATGGTGCTGTTCGCTATTGGCGAGGCGCTGGAGGGATACACGACCGAGCGCGCGCGCAGGGCGATCCACAGCTTGATGGCCGTTGCGCCAAACGAAGCCACCGTGCTGCGGCCGTGCATGGATTGCCGGGAACACCTCGGGCAAGATGGCTACAGTGGCGGCCCCTGCCCGTTCTGTGGTTGGCACGAGCAACAAGCATCGGTGAGTGCGCTGCGCATCGGCGACGTGATCGTCGTCAAGCCAGGCGAGCGAATCGCTATGGACGGCCGGGTGCGCGTCGGCACGTCGTCGGTCAACCAGGCACCCATCACCGGCGAGAGCATCCCGGTGCTCAAGCAGCCCGGCGATGAAGTCTTTGCTGGCGCGATCAACGGCGAGGGCGTGTTGGAAGTCGAAGTGACGCGCCTGGCGGGGGATAACGTCATCGCGCGCATCGTCAGTATGGTCGAGGAAGCGCAGGAGCGCAAGGCGCCTGCCGAACGATTCGTGGACCGCTTCGCCCGCTACTACACGCCGGCGGTGGTTGTGTTGGCGCTGGTGATCGCCATCGCGCCACCATTACTGTTCGGCGCGCCGTTCATGCCAACGGCCGCCGACCAGGGTTGGCTCTACCGCGCTTTGGAGCTGCTCGTAGTGGCCTGTCCGTGTGCGCTGGTCATCAGCACGCCCGTCGCCATCATCAGCGCCATCGGCAACGCCGCACACCATGGCGTGCTGATCAAGGGCGGCGCATATCTGGAGGCGCTGGCCGGCGTGCGGGCCATCGCGTTCGACAAGACCGGCACGCTGACCGAGGGCAAACCCAGCGTGATCAAGGTGAAAGCGGTGAACTGCACCGACCCGGCAACCGGCGTGTGCGATAACTGCGCCGACTTGCTGGCGCTGGCCAGTGCCGTCGAGCGGCGCAGCGAGCATCCACTGGCGCGCGCCGTCGTGGCCGCAGCCGAGGACAGTCAACTGATAGCACGCTATCCCGCAGCGCAGTCGGTGAAAGCGATTGCCGGCAAAGGTGTGTCCGGCCGCGTGGCGGATCGCGACGTGCTCATCGGCAGCCATGCCCACTTCGATCAGGTATTGCCACATGACCGGGCGGTGTGCAACGAAATCGAGGCCCTCTCGACCGACGGCCTGACGCCGGTGCTGGTCGGCACGGACGGCGCATTCGCCGGCTACCTCGGCATCGCCGACGCCGTGCGCGGGACCAGCCGGCAGGTCATAGATGAGCTCCATCGCGAGGGCATCCAAGCCACTGTGATGCTCACGGGCGACAACGCGCAAACGGCGCGGGCCGTCGCCAGGCAAGTGGGCGTCACGCATGTGCGCGCAGGATTGCTCCCGGAGCAAAAAGTCGAAGCGGTGCAGGCATTGCGCGCCCAACACGGTTCGGTGGCGATGGTCGGCGATGGCGTGAACGACGCGCCGGCGCTGGCCGCAGCGACCGTCGGCATTGCGGTCGGCGGCGGGACGGCGCAGGCGATCGAGACCGCCGACGTGGTGCTGATGGGCAACGACCTGCGCAAGCTACCGTTCGCATTGCGGTTGAGCCGGGCGGCCATGCGCACGATCCGCACCAACATCGCCTTGGCCATCGGCATCAAGCTGGCCGTCCTCATCTTGGTGCTGCTCGGGCTTGGCACGATGTGGCTGGCGGTGCTGGCCGACGTAGGCGCGTCGCTGCTGGTGACGCTGCTCGGGATGCGGCTGCTTCGGTACCGCTCGGCGTAG
- a CDS encoding MFS transporter: protein MLANARDISKLTAIRFVVLLGLVSLFADVTYEGARSITGPFLAVLGASGTAVGIVAGLGELLGYGLRLISGLISDRTRQYWAITIAGYAVNLFAVPLMALAGRWEIAAMLMMAERIGKAIRTPARDAMLSHATEATGRGWGFGLHEAMDQIGAVAGPLIVAGVLFARGDYRPAFAFLAIPAVLAVSTLLLARFLYPRPRDLEIARPQLTPQGLPRVYWMYLAGAALVAAGFADFPLIAFHFEKNAVAPPSAIPILYAIAMGVDAIAALVFGRLFDRIGLTILVAVTGLSALFAPLVFLGSLPLAVVGMALWGIGMGAQESILRAAVAGMTHADRRGTAYGIFNTGYGIAWFLGSALMGVLYDASLPALIAFSVVVQLAAVWVFLRVGRAQASPRL from the coding sequence ATGCTCGCCAACGCCCGAGACATCTCCAAGCTCACCGCCATCCGCTTCGTCGTGCTGCTCGGTTTGGTCAGCCTGTTTGCCGATGTGACGTATGAGGGCGCGCGCAGCATCACCGGCCCATTCCTGGCTGTGCTCGGCGCGAGCGGCACAGCCGTCGGCATCGTAGCGGGGTTGGGCGAACTGCTCGGCTACGGGTTGCGTCTGATCTCCGGCCTGATCAGCGACCGTACCCGGCAGTACTGGGCCATCACCATCGCCGGCTACGCAGTCAACTTGTTCGCCGTGCCGCTCATGGCGCTGGCCGGCCGGTGGGAGATCGCAGCGATGCTGATGATGGCCGAGCGCATCGGCAAGGCGATCCGCACGCCGGCGCGCGACGCGATGCTCTCACACGCGACCGAGGCCACCGGGCGCGGTTGGGGCTTCGGCCTGCACGAGGCCATGGACCAGATCGGCGCGGTAGCCGGGCCGCTCATCGTCGCCGGCGTGTTGTTCGCGCGCGGCGACTATCGCCCGGCGTTCGCCTTCCTGGCCATCCCGGCGGTGCTGGCCGTCAGCACGCTCCTGCTGGCACGATTCCTCTATCCCCGCCCGCGCGACCTGGAGATCGCCCGCCCTCAATTGACGCCGCAGGGGCTGCCGCGCGTGTATTGGATGTATCTGGCCGGTGCGGCACTGGTCGCCGCCGGCTTCGCCGACTTCCCGCTGATCGCCTTTCATTTCGAGAAGAACGCCGTCGCGCCACCCAGCGCCATCCCCATCCTGTACGCCATCGCTATGGGGGTGGACGCGATCGCGGCGCTGGTCTTCGGACGGCTGTTCGACCGGATCGGCTTGACGATTCTGGTCGCTGTGACCGGGCTGAGCGCGCTCTTCGCACCGCTGGTCTTCCTAGGCAGCTTGCCGCTGGCAGTCGTAGGCATGGCGCTGTGGGGCATCGGCATGGGCGCGCAGGAGTCCATCCTGCGTGCCGCCGTCGCCGGGATGACCCACGCCGATCGGCGCGGCACGGCCTACGGCATCTTCAACACCGGCTATGGGATCGCCTGGTTTCTGGGCAGCGCATTGATGGGCGTGCTGTATGACGCGTCGCTGCCGGCGCTGATCGCCTTCTCCGTAGTCGTTCAGCTCGCCGCAGTGTGGGTGTTCTTGCGAGTAGGCAGAGCCCAAGCTTCGCCTCGGCTTTAA
- a CDS encoding chromosome condensation protein CcrB, translating into MDNVVLNRILLVGLGGCIGAVLRYLFSGYVQGVMQNVQFPYGTMVVNLTGCFIIGLLSQLADARGVFTTESRLFVFTGMLGGYTTFSTFANESMNLLRDGQALSTFANVSVQVVLGLLAVWLGRVAAALIWR; encoded by the coding sequence ATGGACAACGTCGTACTCAATCGCATTTTGTTGGTGGGCTTAGGCGGCTGCATCGGCGCGGTGCTGCGCTATCTGTTCAGCGGCTACGTGCAAGGTGTGATGCAGAATGTGCAATTCCCCTACGGAACGATGGTCGTAAACCTAACCGGCTGCTTCATCATCGGCCTGCTGTCGCAACTGGCCGACGCGCGCGGCGTGTTCACTACCGAGTCGCGCCTGTTCGTGTTCACCGGTATGCTGGGTGGATACACGACATTCTCCACCTTTGCCAACGAGTCCATGAACCTGCTGCGCGACGGCCAGGCGCTGAGCACGTTCGCCAATGTCTCGGTGCAAGTCGTGCTCGGCCTGCTGGCAGTTTGGTTGGGCCGCGTCGCAGCTGCCCTGATCTGGAGGTGA
- a CDS encoding DUF58 domain-containing protein, whose amino-acid sequence MTSRATLLIVLIAAAFLLGLAALNGGIVALAIPLLVYLGLALLQRPEAIQLTGERIVHPDRVAVGEPATLRLHLTNDGAPLSEVRVEEVVPSGLEVTSGHANALAPLATGESLTLEYTVRGPRGAYRFKHAYATALDGFGLFQRQTVIPAFASLLVQPTTQRLRPIPLRPPRTRGFAGPIPSRQGGSGVDFFAVREYQLGDRLRSVNWRASARYDDRIFSNVFEQERIADIGLILDAREQNDVRTTHGSLFEHAVHATASLAEAFLDAGNRVGLLVYGSGIEGVFPGYGRVQRDRLLRALARATVDHHFIFEKLDRLPTRFFPAHSQIVFVGAVMNDDAPVLGRLRALGYAVMVVSPDPIAFELQTLDTNIRTQYAARIARAERRLNLQMLRRHGVQVVDWDVSLPLDAVIHAALARQPAQRRLMVRMP is encoded by the coding sequence ATGACGAGTAGAGCGACGTTGCTCATCGTGCTGATCGCGGCGGCATTCCTGCTGGGACTGGCAGCGTTGAATGGTGGCATCGTCGCGCTGGCGATCCCGCTGCTGGTCTACCTCGGCCTGGCGCTCCTGCAGCGCCCCGAAGCGATCCAACTGACCGGCGAGCGCATCGTCCATCCCGATCGCGTCGCCGTCGGCGAGCCGGCGACCCTCCGGCTGCACCTGACGAACGACGGTGCACCCCTGAGCGAAGTGCGCGTCGAAGAGGTCGTCCCATCTGGCCTGGAGGTAACCTCCGGCCATGCGAACGCGCTTGCGCCGTTGGCGACCGGTGAGTCGCTCACCCTCGAATACACCGTGCGCGGCCCGCGCGGCGCATATCGTTTCAAACACGCCTACGCAACGGCGCTGGATGGATTCGGCCTCTTCCAGCGCCAGACGGTGATCCCGGCGTTCGCGTCATTGTTGGTGCAGCCGACGACGCAGCGGCTGCGCCCGATTCCCCTGCGCCCACCGCGCACGCGTGGGTTCGCCGGACCGATCCCATCGCGCCAGGGTGGATCGGGTGTAGATTTCTTCGCCGTGCGCGAGTATCAACTGGGCGACCGGCTGCGTTCGGTGAACTGGCGGGCCAGCGCACGCTACGACGATCGCATCTTCAGCAACGTCTTCGAGCAGGAGCGCATCGCCGACATCGGGTTGATCCTCGACGCGCGTGAGCAGAACGACGTGCGCACGACACACGGCTCGCTATTCGAACACGCCGTGCACGCGACGGCCTCGCTGGCCGAGGCGTTCCTCGACGCCGGCAACCGCGTGGGGTTGCTCGTGTACGGCAGCGGCATCGAGGGCGTCTTCCCCGGCTATGGGCGCGTGCAGCGTGACCGTCTGCTGCGTGCGCTGGCCCGCGCTACGGTCGACCACCACTTCATCTTCGAGAAGCTCGACCGGCTGCCGACGCGCTTCTTCCCCGCCCATTCGCAGATCGTCTTCGTGGGCGCGGTGATGAACGACGACGCGCCGGTGCTCGGCCGGCTACGCGCACTCGGCTACGCGGTCATGGTGGTCAGCCCCGACCCGATTGCGTTCGAGCTGCAAACGCTGGATACGAACATCCGGACGCAGTACGCCGCGCGGATCGCACGCGCTGAGCGCCGACTGAACCTGCAAATGCTCCGTCGGCATGGCGTGCAGGTGGTGGACTGGGACGTGTCGTTGCCGCTGGACGCCGTCATTCACGCTGCATTGGCGCGCCAGCCCGCGCAGCGTCGGCTGATGGTGCGCATGCCATGA
- a CDS encoding ATPase, which produces MTDLRVDPPTVGEVAEITRCVIAQVERAIVGKRNVLEMIMAAFLTGGHVLLEDYPGLAKTLIANSFAAALGMQFKRIQFTPDLLPGDITGGYVFDRAQNRFVLRPGPIFANIILADEINRASPRTQSALLEAMQEYQVTLEGETMRLLEPFIVIATQNPIEYEGTFPLPEAQLDRFIVKLSVGYPTPAEEQEILRRRRDRQQDAVAIEAVTSAEGLLRLRRAVERIYVDPDIERYMVDLVTRTRQHRQVAVGASPRGTLALLKLSRAWAAMHGRAYVLPDDVKRFAKVALSHRLILQPDLWTVSQAADRIVAEVVQSTPVPVIGAKLESG; this is translated from the coding sequence ATGACCGATCTGCGAGTAGACCCCCCCACCGTCGGCGAAGTGGCCGAAATTACGCGCTGCGTGATCGCCCAGGTAGAGCGCGCCATCGTGGGCAAGCGCAACGTGCTGGAGATGATCATGGCCGCCTTCCTGACCGGCGGCCATGTGCTGCTGGAGGATTACCCCGGCCTGGCCAAGACGCTGATCGCCAACAGCTTCGCTGCCGCACTGGGCATGCAATTCAAACGCATCCAGTTCACGCCCGACCTGCTGCCGGGCGACATCACCGGCGGCTACGTCTTCGACCGCGCACAGAACCGGTTCGTGCTGCGCCCGGGGCCGATTTTCGCCAACATCATCTTGGCCGATGAGATCAATCGCGCCTCACCGCGCACCCAATCGGCGCTACTGGAAGCGATGCAGGAATACCAAGTCACGTTGGAAGGCGAGACGATGCGCTTACTCGAGCCGTTCATCGTCATCGCCACGCAAAACCCGATCGAGTACGAGGGCACTTTCCCCTTGCCCGAGGCGCAACTCGACCGCTTCATCGTCAAGCTCTCGGTGGGCTACCCCACCCCGGCTGAGGAACAGGAGATTCTGAGACGGCGGCGCGACCGGCAGCAGGACGCCGTCGCCATCGAAGCGGTCACCAGCGCCGAAGGGTTGCTGCGCTTGCGCCGCGCCGTCGAGCGGATCTACGTGGATCCCGACATCGAGCGCTATATGGTGGATCTCGTCACGCGGACGCGCCAGCACCGGCAGGTGGCTGTCGGCGCCAGCCCACGCGGCACGCTGGCGCTGCTCAAGCTGTCGCGCGCTTGGGCAGCGATGCACGGACGCGCCTATGTGCTTCCCGACGACGTGAAGCGCTTCGCCAAGGTCGCGCTGAGCCATCGCCTGATCCTGCAGCCCGATCTGTGGACCGTCTCGCAGGCGGCGGATCGCATCGTGGCCGAAGTCGTCCAGTCCACACCGGTGCCGGTCATCGGCGCCAAACTCGAGTCGGGATGA